TCATATTCCGCTAAATCATCTTCACTTACAGTAACAGACTTAACAATGGGCATTGCATAATTTATTAATCTAACATAAAAAGCGCTTTTTTCAGGTGATGCTGACTCTGCTGCTTCAGCTCTACTAATTGCTGGAGTAGATAGGGTAAGGATCAGCGCTAATGAAAGTGAGGCATATATTTTTCCTTTAGTAAATTTATTTTTAAACACTTATATCCCCTCCATACAAAAAAATATATGAATGGCAGGCTGTTAATATTACTTATAAATTTATTTGATAAAATTATTTCTGACGACATATTTTTAGTTTTAATCGCATAAAATATTAAGTTCTTAATTTTGCTCTGTTAATGGGAAAGTTAGGATGAGAGCTTTATGTGCCATAGTTTAAAAACAAATATTATATGAGCCTTGAAAATAAAATATTCCTTCTTATTGTCAATTATATGGAAAACCCTAGGGAACTTTGTCCTAATAAAATTAGAATATATGCACACCATGTGACAATTATTTCCAAAGCACTTTGCTATAATTTAGTTCAAGAGATATTGGAATAATATAACAGTTAGTGGATATGTTATATGATTCAAAGGAATACATGGTGTATAACAACTGATAATTATTATGCACTTATGAGAAATACAAATGGGTATAATAATTGATAATTATCATGTGCTCATAAGAAATACAAGGGGCATGATAATTAATAATTATCATGTGCTCATAAGAAATACAAGGGGGTATAATATGCAGTACGGTGCGGATTTGTCTGCTTATAAAAGAACACTGAATATTAACAAGAAAGAAGAGAAAAAAACAGTAGATGGAAGACTTGTGATTAAACTGCTTATATATTTTGTAAGTTCTATGCTAATAAGCAGAGTGCTTTTGGTAAACTATATAGCGCCATTTGGGGTAGCTTTTCTGATAGCTGTGGTTATATATGGAAGAGACAAGATCCCACTTGTTACAGCTTGTGGTTCCTTAATTGGTTATGCAAGCTTATACAGCAATTTAAAGGATATGCCTTCCTATATAATGCTTGTAGCTCTCATAACACTTATTGGTTATGTAACAAAAAATCTTGGAAGGAAAAAGCAGCTTTTAATAATTTTTGCCACTTTAATGCTTGAAGTTGCAGCCTATAAGCTTTTTATTTCAAAGTTAACAATAGGGGTAGCGGCTTTTACAGCCTTTTTTGAAGCGGTATGCATCTTCTCACTATATTTTATTATAAATTATTCTATTATATGCTTTAAAGATATAAAAACTAAACACCTTTTTACTAACGAAGAAGTTATAAGCATGGCAGTTACTGTGTCCTTAGTTATATCAGGAACTTGGGGGGCTGCTATATATGGGGTTTCTTTAAGAAATATTCTTGCCTTGTCGTTTGTTCTTATAATTAGCTATGTTAAAGGAAGTACAGTAGGTGCTGCCAGTGGTGTTTCTATGGGAGTTATAATTGGAATTTGTTCAACCAATCTCCCGCTGTTTGTAAGCGTATATGGTTTTTGCGGGCTTATAGCCGGTATATTTAAAGAAAGTGGAAAAGTATTAACAGGCTTTTCATATATAGCTGCTTTCTTTATCGTAACTATATACTCAAATATCCCTGGTCAGTTTAAAGTCATAGAGATAATTATAACAGCTGTGGTGTTTTATGTATTGCCTAATAAATTATATGGAAGATTGATGCTTGAACTAGACTTCTTTAGAAAGCAGGATAATATAAGCTCAAATTATGTGGACAAGATTAAAGGGATACTTGTAAACAGATTAGACAGCTTTTCAGATGTGCTTAATAATATGTCAAGCATACTTGAGAATTTGGCTGAAAATGACAAACTAGTCATGAAAAGTAAAAGTGCAGCATTGATTGAGAATCTAGCAGATAGAGTATGCAGCAACTGCAATATGAATTCTATGTGCTGGAAAAGAGAAAATTATTATACCTATAACGCTTTTGGAGAGCTTATTCAAAATTATCAGGAAAAGAAACCAGGAATGCCTGATGAGCTTGAAAGAAAGTGTATTAAGAGAACAGCTCTTATGAAAAACACTGAAGAAATAGTTAACAATTATATAATAAGTGAAATGTGGAGAAAGAGATTAAGTGAGGGTAGAGAGCTTCTATCAAGTCAAATAAGCAATATGGCTTCATCAGTTTCCGAAATTATAGATGATTTTAATGCAAATATTAAGATTAATGTTGAAGCTGAGAATAATATAAGAAGAATTTTAGATAGAAACAGAATTAAGTACACGGATGTATTTTGTTTAGATAATAAAAACGGTAGGCTTGTAGTCAAGCTTAAAATGGAAGCTTGCAGCGGAAGACAAACCTGTGTTAAGGAAGTACTTCCTTTAGTAAGCGAGGTACTGCACAAGAACATGTGTGTAAGTGATGAAGGTTGCAATATTGACATCAAGGATAATAACTGTACAGTTACCTTCGAGGAGGCTCCAAGATTCCACGTAGGTTCACATGCAAGAAGGCTCTGTAAGGATGGAGAAAGCTACAGTGGTGACAGCTACAGCTTTGGAAAGCTAAGCGATGGAACCTATATGACTATACTAAGTGATGGTATGGGTTCAGGTCCGCAAGCAGAGCAGGAGAGTAATGCAGCTGTTGAGCTTATTGAAAAGTTTGCGCATACAGGCTTTAATAAAATAACTGCAATAAATACAGTTAATTCTATAATGACTTTAAAATTTTCTGCTGATGAAAAATTCTCAACTGTGGATTTTAGCAGCATAGATCTTTATAATGGTGAAGCGGAATTTATGAAGGTTGGTGCAGTAGCAAGCTTTATAAAAAGCGGAAGCAGGGTGGAAGTTATAAAATCAAGAACACTGCCTATGGGTGTATTGGATAAAGTGGATATTGATATAATAAAAAAGAAGGTTAAAAATGGAGATTTGGTTGTTATGGTAACCGACGGCATACTTGATTACAACAACGAAGCAGCAGGAAGGGTAGATTGGGTTGTGGATTATCTTCAGAATACAAGCTGCAGCAACCCAAAGGATTTGGCTGATGAGCTTATAGAGAAGGCCAAGGAGCTAAGCGGAGGAAAAGTTAAGGACGACATGACTGTGGTAGTTAATAAAGTGTACTCTCTGTATTAAAAAAATTAAAGAATCAAGAGCGGTTTAAATAAAGAAATGAGGAATGAGTTCTTCATTTCTTTATTTATGATATAATATAAGGAAATTCAGCAATGAGGTGTTAATTTGATACATGAAGTCTTAGCTACAATTAAAGAACACAACATGATTAATAAAGGCGACAAAATTATAGTTGCTGTTTCCGGAGGGCCGGATTCCATATGCCTTTTACATATATTAAGTAAAATGAAAGAGGAGCTTAATTTAATCTTATATGCAGCTCATGTAAATCACTGCCTAAGAGGTGAGGAAGCTGATAAAGATGAGGAATATGTCAAACAGTTTTGCAAAAGCTTGGGAGTTGAATGTTTCAGCAGAAGAGTAGATATTAACAAGCTTTCAGGGGAAAGGAACATGTCAACTGAAAGTGTAGCAAGAGAAGCAAGATATGATTTTTTTGATGAGCTTTATAATAGTTTGGGTGCTCAGAAAATTGCTCTTGCTCACAATGCTAACGATCAGGCTGAAACTGTGCTTATGAGAATTATCCGAGGCACTGGTATGGAAGGAATTATAGGGATAAAGGCAGTTAGGGAGAATATATTTATTAGGCCGCTAATAAATATTAAAAGAGAAAGTATCGAAAAGTATTGTGAAGATAATATTCTGCTTCCTCGAATAGACAAGACAAACTTGGAAAGCATTTATACTAGAAATAAAATTCGTCTTGAGCTTATTCCTTATATTAAGGAAAACTTCAATGGTGATATTATTTCAACATTAAACAGGCTTGCTGATACAATAGCTCGAGATAATGAATATTTAGAAAATATAACCAAAGAAAAATATAAAAGCTATTGTGAAAGAAAAGGTGAAAAGGTTATAATAAACAAAGAAGCTTTTAAGGAGCATGAAGCAATTATAACAAGAATAATAAGGCAGGCTTTAGGTGAGCTTAGAGGCAATCTATATAATGTAGAAAAAGTACATATTTATGATTTAATCAATCTTCAAAAGAGTGGCACTGGCAAGAAAATTAATCTTCCTAATAATGTAGTTGGATACAACAATTATGAAAATATTGAGTTGTCCATAACAAAAACTAATGTAAATAATGAAGGGGAAAGGGAATATACTTTAAATATAAATGAAGAAAACAACCTGGAAGCGTTCGATCTAAAAGTTTTTACAAAAGTAATAAGTACTAATGGGAAAATAAATTTTAAAGAGGATAAACATATAAAATACTTTGATTTTGATAAGGTAAAAGGAAGTATAACAGTAAGGACAAGGAAAAACGGAGACCGATTCACTCCCTTTGGAATGAAGGGCAGTAAAAAGCTTAAGGACTTTTTCATGGACTTAAAGATACCGCAAGAAGAAAGAGATGGAATACCGCTTATTTGCTTTGGGGAAGATATAGCTTGGATAGTTGGCTATAGAATTAGTGATAGTTACAAGATTGATAAAACTACTAAAAGTATACTTAAAGTATCTATTGAAAATACGAGGGAGGACTAGTGTGAGAGAGGATATTAAAGAGATTTTATTAACTGAAGAACAATTAGCGCAGAAAATAAGTGAATTAGGGAATGATATAAGCAGAGATTATGCTGGACGTGATTTGGTGCTTATAGGTGTTCTAAAAGGTTCAGTTATGTTTATGTCTGATCTTTTAAAGAAGATAACAATACCATGCAGTATGGACTTTATGGCTGTTTCAAGCTATGGAAACTCAACTACAAGCTCCGGCATAGTTAGAATTTTGAAGGACTTGGATTTTGAAATTGAAGGCAAGGATGTGCTGGTTGTTGAAGATATAATTGACAGTGGAGTAACTTTAGCATATTTAGTTGAATACTTAAATGCTAGAAAAGCTAATTCCTTAGAAATCGCATGTTTGCTTGATAAACCGGAGAGAAGAAAATCTAACATTAGGGCTAAATACATTGGGTTTACAGTACCTGATGAGTTCTTGGTTGGCTTTGGGCTAGACTACGCCGAAAAGTATAGAAATCTGCCTTACATAGGAATTTTAAAGGAAGAAATTTATAGATAATTAATAATAAGTTTCTTGTAAACAAAATAACCTTATGATACAATTTTACAATAATAGATTAACAGAAAGAGAGGGGGGCCAGTATGAAGAAGTTTTCGAGTATTACGGCCTGGATAGTAGTTCTTATAATAGTTATTTTTGCAGCTCTGGCCTTAATGGAGACCGGCAAAAATGTTTCAACAATAAATTTTGATCAATTTCAAAAACAATGGATAAGTAAAAATATAGCAAGCTTTAAGGTAAATGAAGATAGGCTTACTGTAACTGGTCAGTATAAGGACGGCACAGCTTATGAAACAATAGTTATGCCTGAGAGACTGTTCCAGTTTATTCAGCAAAATCCAAGCAATGGAGAGGTAAAGGAGATTTATGCAAAACCTGCATCAATTCCATTGTGGATACAGTATCTGCCTACAATTCTTCTGATCTTGCTCTTTGTGGCATTTTGGTTTATGTTCATGCAGCAATCACAAGGTGGTGGAGGTAACAGGGGTGTTATGAATTTCGGAAAGAGTAGAGCTAAAATGGCTACTCCCGATAAAAAGAAAGTTACCTTTAATGACGTAGCTGGTGCAGATGAAGAGAAAGCTGAACTAGCTGAAATAGTTGACTTTCTAAAGCAACCAAAGAGATATATAGAGCTTGGCGCTAGAATTCCTAAGGGAGTTTTACTCGTAGGACCTCCTGGAACAGGTAAGACACTTCTTGCAAAGGCTATAGCAGGTGAGGCTGGGGTACCATTCTTCAGCATATCCGGTTCAGACTTTGTTGAAATGTTTGTAGGTGTTGGTGCTTCCAGAGTTAGGGATCTTTTCGATCAAGCGAAGAAGAACTCGCCATGTATAATATTTATAGATGAAATTGACGCTGTTGGTAGACAAAGAGGTGCTGGTCTTGGTGGTGGACATGATGAAAGAGAGCAAACTCTAAACCAGCTGCTTGTTGAGATGGATGGCTTTGGAGTTAATGAAGGCATTATTATGATAGCAGCTACAAATAGACCAGACATATTAGACCCAGCATTACTCAGACCTGGACGTTTTGACAGACAAATTGTTGTTGGAGCTCCAGATGTTAAGGGTAGAGAAGAGATATTGAAGGTTCACTCAAGAAATAAACCTTTAGAAGAAGAGGTTAAACTAGACGTGCTTGCTAAGAGCACACCAGGATTTACTGGAGCTGACCTTGAAAACCTAATGAATGAATCTGCACTGCTGGCAGTTAGAAATAATAAAAAAGCTATAGGTATGGATGAACTTAAAGAAGCTGTTAACAGAGTTATAATGGGACCTGAAAAGAAGAGCAGGATTATAATTGAGAAAGATAGAAGAATTACTGCTTATCACGAAGCAGGTCACGCAGTTATAGGTAAGCTTCTGCCTAATACCGATCCTATACATGAGGTTAGTATAATTCCTAGAGGTATGGCAGGCGGATATACTATGCACCTTCCTGAAGAAGACAGAACTCATATGCTTAAGTCTTGGCTTGAAGATGAAATGATTATGCTTCTTGGCGGAAGAGTAGCTGAAAAGCTTATTATTGGTGATATCAGCACTGGAGCAAAGAACGATATTGATAGAACTACCAATATAGCTCGTAAAATGGTTATGGAATTTGGTATGAGCGATACAATAGGACCAATCTCTTTCGGAAGCGGACATGATGAAGTGTTCATGGGAAGAGATTTTGGAAAGAGCAGAAACTTCAGTGAAGAAGTAGCTGCAACTATAGATAGCGAAATAAGAAGACTTATTGATGAAGCATATAAGAAAGCTGAAAGGTTGTTAAGCGAAAACCTTGATAAGCTTCATGCAGTAGCACAAGCTCTTCTTGAAAAAGAAAAGATTGATGCTAAGGAATTTGAATCAATCTTTAATAGTACAGTACAAGTATTATAATAAAAAGCACTGCTTTCGGGCAGTGCTTTTTATTGTCTTACCTTAAATTTCTTATCTATAAAAACATGCAAACGCTTGACCATACCTTATCAATTAGTTATAGTATAAAAAGGTGTTATAGTTATAAATCATAATAGTAAATGTAGCAACGGAGGCGAAACAATTTATGGAAAAGACATGGTGGAAAGAAGCGGTAGCTTATCAAATATATCCAAGAAGTTTCATGGATTCTAATGGTGATGGAATAGGTGATATAAAAGGTATTATAACTAAGCTGGACTATTTAAAAGAACTCGGCATAGATGTAATTTGGGTTTGCCCAATGTATAAGTCTCCAAATGACGATAATGGATATGATATAAGCGATTATCAGGATATTATGGATGAGTTCGGAACCATGGAGGACTTTAACCTTTTGCTAGAGGGAACCCATAAGCGTGGAATGAAGCTTATAATGGACTTAGTAGTTAATCACACCAGTGATGAGCATCCATGGTTTTTAGAATCTCGTTCTTCAAAGGATAATGATAAGCGTGACTGGTATATTTGGAGAGATGGAAAAAATGGAGAAGAGCCAAACAATTGGGAAAGTATTTTTAGCGGCTCTGCTTGGGAGTACGATGAGAAAACTAAACAATATTTTCTTCATATTTTCTCAAGAAGGCAGCCGGATTTAAATTGGAAAAATAAAGACATGCGTAAAGCTGTATATAATATGATTAACTGGTGGCTTGATAAAGGGATTGATGGGTTCCGTATTGATGCTATAAGCCATTTGAATAAAGAGGAGAACCTTCAGGATATGCCTAATCCAAAAGGTTTAAAATATGTACCTAGCTTTGAGGGGCATTTGAATGTAAAAGGGATTCAAGAGTACCTAGAAGACTTAAAAAAGAATACTTTTGAAAAGTACGATATCATGACAGTTGGAGAAGCCAGCGGCGTTAAGGTTGAAGAAGCACCTCTTTGGGTTGGGGAAGAAGAGGGAAAGTTCAATATGATATTCCAATTTGAGCATTTGTCCTTGTGGAACAAGGAAGGCAAGAAAGCCTTTGATGTCAAAGCTTATAAAAAAGTATTGACTAAATGGCAAAAGGGACTTGAAAACAGGGGATGGAATGCTTTATTTATAGAAAATCATGATTTGCCTAGAGTTGTATCCACTCTAGGAGAAGATACAAAATACTGGAGAGAAAGTGCCACTTCTTTAGCGGTTATGTATTTTATGATGAAGGGTACACCTTTTATATACCAAGGACAAGAAATAGGTATGACAAATGTAAAGTTTAATACAATAGAAGAGTACAATTGTGTTGGTACTAAAAATCAATACAGAATTAAGAGAGAGCAAGGAATTTCTCATGAAGAGCTAATGGAAATAATATGGGCAACTACAAGAGATAATTCTAGAACTCCTATGCAGTGGAATAGTTCTATGAATGCAGGCTTTTCAACAGGGAAGCCATGGCTTGGTATGAATCCTAATTACCCAGAAATCAATGTAGAGTCCCAGAAAAAAGATCCTAACTCGATACTTAACTTCTATAAGAAGATGATTTCTGTAAAAAAGAAAAACCCTATATTTATATATGGGACTTATGATTTGCTCATGGAAGAGGATGAACAGGTTTATGCATATACACGTACTTTAGATAATGAAAAGGCAGTTATTATATGCAATTTAACTGATAAAAAAGCTTCTTATGAATATAAGAATATTGATTTAGATTATAATGATCTGGTTATCAGCAATTATGAAGTAGAGCCTCATAATAATACTACGGGCTTTATATTAAAACCATATGAAACTAGAGTTTATTGGAAAAGATAAATTGCTTTAAGTATATCAATAAAAAGACAAAACCTATAATCAAAAAAGTTGGTTATAGGTTTTGTCTTTTTTGTTTAGTTTTAATAGCTTATTTTGCAGGTTAAGGTTAAAATATAAGTATCAAATTATATTTAGAATGGAGTGGTTATTATAGAATATAGTTTAAAAGAAGGATTATCCTATTCAAAAGAAATAGCTGTTGATAAAAATCAAACAGCAAGCTTTTACGGCTCTGGATGCCTTGAGGTTTATGCTACTCCAGCTTTAGTTGCCCTAATGGAAAATGCCGCAATGAATTGCGTTCAAGATGAGCTTCCTGAAGGTTTTACTACAGTTGGAATAGAAATAAATGTTAAACATATTAAGGCAACACCTGTAAATATGAAGGTTAGAGCTGAAGCGGTTCTTGAGAAGATAGATAGAAAAAGACTATTTTTCAAGGTTGAAGCATATGATGAAAAGGGAAAAGTAGGAGAAGGAACTCATGTTAGGTACATAGTTAATTCAGAAGAATTCCTAAGCAGATTAAAATAGTTGGGAGGGTTATAAATGAAAAATGATATTCAAATAGCTCAAGAAGCTAAAATGGAGCCTATAGTAACCATAGCGGAGAAACTTGGTCTAACAGGTGACGATATAGATTTATATGGAAAGTACAAGTGTAAGATATCCTTGGATGTGTTAAGGAAACGTGAAAACAAAGAGAATGGAAAGCTTATATTAGTTACTGCTATAAATCCTACAGCAGCTGGCGAAGGCAAATCTACAGTTACTGTTGGACTAGGTCAAGCACTTTGCAGGCTTCAAAAAAATGCTGTTATAGCTTTAAGAGAGCCTTCGCTTGGACCTGTATTTGGGGTTAAAGGGGGAGCTGCTGGCGGAGGTTATGCACAAGTTGTTCCTATGGAAGATATTAATCTTCATTTTACTGGAGATATGCATGCTATTACAGCTACAAATAATCTTCTTTCTGCAGCAATAGATAATCACATCCATCAAGGTAATGCTCTTAGAATTGATTCAAGAAGAATTATATTTAGAAGAGTTATGGATATGAATGATAGAGCTCTTAGAGACATAGTTGTAGGCATGGGTGGAAAAGCTAACGGATTTTTAAGAGAGGACGGTTTTATGATAACTGTTGCCTCTGAAATTATGGCTATTCTTTGCCTATCAAAAGACTTAATGGATTTGAAAGAAAGAATGGGAAACATATTGGTTGCTTATAATTTAGACGGTCAGCCAGTATTCTGTAAGGACCTAAAGATTCAAGGAGCTATGGCTCTTTTGATGAAGGATGCTATAAAACCTAATTTGGTTCAAACTTTAGAAAATACTCCAGCAATAATTCACGGAGGACCTTTCGCTAACATTGCACATGGCTGCAACAGCCTTTTAGCTACCAAGACAGCTCTTAAGCTGGGGGATTATGTAGTTACTGAGGCAGGCTTTGGGGCTGACCTTGGAGCTGAGAAATTCTTTGATATTAAGTGCAGGTATGGGGAGTTAAAGCCTGAATGTGTTGTTATAGTTGCAACAGTTAGAGCTCTTAAGCTTCATGGAGGAGTTAAGAAGGATGAACTAAGCACTCCAAATGTTGAAGCTCTTGCTAAGGGAATTGAAAATCTTGAAAAGCAAATAGAAA
The genomic region above belongs to Clostridium swellfunianum and contains:
- the hpt gene encoding hypoxanthine phosphoribosyltransferase, which encodes MREDIKEILLTEEQLAQKISELGNDISRDYAGRDLVLIGVLKGSVMFMSDLLKKITIPCSMDFMAVSSYGNSTTSSGIVRILKDLDFEIEGKDVLVVEDIIDSGVTLAYLVEYLNARKANSLEIACLLDKPERRKSNIRAKYIGFTVPDEFLVGFGLDYAEKYRNLPYIGILKEEIYR
- a CDS encoding formate--tetrahydrofolate ligase; this translates as MKNDIQIAQEAKMEPIVTIAEKLGLTGDDIDLYGKYKCKISLDVLRKRENKENGKLILVTAINPTAAGEGKSTVTVGLGQALCRLQKNAVIALREPSLGPVFGVKGGAAGGGYAQVVPMEDINLHFTGDMHAITATNNLLSAAIDNHIHQGNALRIDSRRIIFRRVMDMNDRALRDIVVGMGGKANGFLREDGFMITVASEIMAILCLSKDLMDLKERMGNILVAYNLDGQPVFCKDLKIQGAMALLMKDAIKPNLVQTLENTPAIIHGGPFANIAHGCNSLLATKTALKLGDYVVTEAGFGADLGAEKFFDIKCRYGELKPECVVIVATVRALKLHGGVKKDELSTPNVEALAKGIENLEKQIENIKKYGVSPVVAINRFVTDSDEELNFVETFCNKLGVEVALTEVWAKGGEGGVKLAEKVLQILENNQSDFRVLYDEKLSIKEKMGIIAREIYGADGVNFTKDAEKQIKELESIGLDKLPICVAKTQYSLSDNQFLLGRPRNFEVTVREVRVSNGAGFIVALTGDIMVMPGLPKVPAAEKMDILEDGTIVGLF
- the spoIIE gene encoding stage II sporulation protein E, with the translated sequence MQYGADLSAYKRTLNINKKEEKKTVDGRLVIKLLIYFVSSMLISRVLLVNYIAPFGVAFLIAVVIYGRDKIPLVTACGSLIGYASLYSNLKDMPSYIMLVALITLIGYVTKNLGRKKQLLIIFATLMLEVAAYKLFISKLTIGVAAFTAFFEAVCIFSLYFIINYSIICFKDIKTKHLFTNEEVISMAVTVSLVISGTWGAAIYGVSLRNILALSFVLIISYVKGSTVGAASGVSMGVIIGICSTNLPLFVSVYGFCGLIAGIFKESGKVLTGFSYIAAFFIVTIYSNIPGQFKVIEIIITAVVFYVLPNKLYGRLMLELDFFRKQDNISSNYVDKIKGILVNRLDSFSDVLNNMSSILENLAENDKLVMKSKSAALIENLADRVCSNCNMNSMCWKRENYYTYNAFGELIQNYQEKKPGMPDELERKCIKRTALMKNTEEIVNNYIISEMWRKRLSEGRELLSSQISNMASSVSEIIDDFNANIKINVEAENNIRRILDRNRIKYTDVFCLDNKNGRLVVKLKMEACSGRQTCVKEVLPLVSEVLHKNMCVSDEGCNIDIKDNNCTVTFEEAPRFHVGSHARRLCKDGESYSGDSYSFGKLSDGTYMTILSDGMGSGPQAEQESNAAVELIEKFAHTGFNKITAINTVNSIMTLKFSADEKFSTVDFSSIDLYNGEAEFMKVGAVASFIKSGSRVEVIKSRTLPMGVLDKVDIDIIKKKVKNGDLVVMVTDGILDYNNEAAGRVDWVVDYLQNTSCSNPKDLADELIEKAKELSGGKVKDDMTVVVNKVYSLY
- a CDS encoding thioesterase family protein; amino-acid sequence: MEYSLKEGLSYSKEIAVDKNQTASFYGSGCLEVYATPALVALMENAAMNCVQDELPEGFTTVGIEINVKHIKATPVNMKVRAEAVLEKIDRKRLFFKVEAYDEKGKVGEGTHVRYIVNSEEFLSRLK
- the ftsH gene encoding ATP-dependent zinc metalloprotease FtsH, which codes for MKKFSSITAWIVVLIIVIFAALALMETGKNVSTINFDQFQKQWISKNIASFKVNEDRLTVTGQYKDGTAYETIVMPERLFQFIQQNPSNGEVKEIYAKPASIPLWIQYLPTILLILLFVAFWFMFMQQSQGGGGNRGVMNFGKSRAKMATPDKKKVTFNDVAGADEEKAELAEIVDFLKQPKRYIELGARIPKGVLLVGPPGTGKTLLAKAIAGEAGVPFFSISGSDFVEMFVGVGASRVRDLFDQAKKNSPCIIFIDEIDAVGRQRGAGLGGGHDEREQTLNQLLVEMDGFGVNEGIIMIAATNRPDILDPALLRPGRFDRQIVVGAPDVKGREEILKVHSRNKPLEEEVKLDVLAKSTPGFTGADLENLMNESALLAVRNNKKAIGMDELKEAVNRVIMGPEKKSRIIIEKDRRITAYHEAGHAVIGKLLPNTDPIHEVSIIPRGMAGGYTMHLPEEDRTHMLKSWLEDEMIMLLGGRVAEKLIIGDISTGAKNDIDRTTNIARKMVMEFGMSDTIGPISFGSGHDEVFMGRDFGKSRNFSEEVAATIDSEIRRLIDEAYKKAERLLSENLDKLHAVAQALLEKEKIDAKEFESIFNSTVQVL
- a CDS encoding glycoside hydrolase family 13 protein, giving the protein MEKTWWKEAVAYQIYPRSFMDSNGDGIGDIKGIITKLDYLKELGIDVIWVCPMYKSPNDDNGYDISDYQDIMDEFGTMEDFNLLLEGTHKRGMKLIMDLVVNHTSDEHPWFLESRSSKDNDKRDWYIWRDGKNGEEPNNWESIFSGSAWEYDEKTKQYFLHIFSRRQPDLNWKNKDMRKAVYNMINWWLDKGIDGFRIDAISHLNKEENLQDMPNPKGLKYVPSFEGHLNVKGIQEYLEDLKKNTFEKYDIMTVGEASGVKVEEAPLWVGEEEGKFNMIFQFEHLSLWNKEGKKAFDVKAYKKVLTKWQKGLENRGWNALFIENHDLPRVVSTLGEDTKYWRESATSLAVMYFMMKGTPFIYQGQEIGMTNVKFNTIEEYNCVGTKNQYRIKREQGISHEELMEIIWATTRDNSRTPMQWNSSMNAGFSTGKPWLGMNPNYPEINVESQKKDPNSILNFYKKMISVKKKNPIFIYGTYDLLMEEDEQVYAYTRTLDNEKAVIICNLTDKKASYEYKNIDLDYNDLVISNYEVEPHNNTTGFILKPYETRVYWKR
- the tilS gene encoding tRNA lysidine(34) synthetase TilS; the protein is MIHEVLATIKEHNMINKGDKIIVAVSGGPDSICLLHILSKMKEELNLILYAAHVNHCLRGEEADKDEEYVKQFCKSLGVECFSRRVDINKLSGERNMSTESVAREARYDFFDELYNSLGAQKIALAHNANDQAETVLMRIIRGTGMEGIIGIKAVRENIFIRPLINIKRESIEKYCEDNILLPRIDKTNLESIYTRNKIRLELIPYIKENFNGDIISTLNRLADTIARDNEYLENITKEKYKSYCERKGEKVIINKEAFKEHEAIITRIIRQALGELRGNLYNVEKVHIYDLINLQKSGTGKKINLPNNVVGYNNYENIELSITKTNVNNEGEREYTLNINEENNLEAFDLKVFTKVISTNGKINFKEDKHIKYFDFDKVKGSITVRTRKNGDRFTPFGMKGSKKLKDFFMDLKIPQEERDGIPLICFGEDIAWIVGYRISDSYKIDKTTKSILKVSIENTRED